Genomic segment of Ignavibacteriales bacterium:
ACACAAGTACCGTATGAAATCTAAAAAGCTGTAAGTTAAAAAGCAATAAAAATATTTAATCGAAATACTCAAAATCGGATTGCATTAGTGTTTTTATTTCACCTTGCAACTGTTTCAGTCTATAATTAATGTCTTTGAAAACACAATCTTCGATTTCATACTTATCCGGCTTATATCTCCATACATAATGATTGCTGTTAAACATTTCTTTTATAGTTTTTGAAACATCATCCGAACAATCAAGATAGATCACTTCTCCTTTTTCATTCTTAATAATGAAACAACCACTAACTGAATAAGTTAATCTAGAAACCCCGGAAGGTGAAAAGTATCCGCTAAGATGTTTTTTGAATGGCATTTTTTTATTTGGAAGATAATAGAAGTTTTGAATAAAAAATAGTGAACACAATATTAAATTTTTACATGGATATAGTAACTTCGATAGTGCAAAAAAATAAATCCATTAAGTTTTTATGAACTATTAAAACATTCTTGAGTACATTTAGTTAGTAGTTTAATAAGTACGGGGACGATCATGGTTAATAAAAGATTTTTAATGTTTCTCTTAACAATACTTCTTTCATCTTCATTCTTTGCTCAAACAAGCAACCAATTTTCAAAATGGAAAACCTATTATTATGCACGACACATTAATAGTATAGCTGCACGCGGAAATGATCTATGGGCAGGCACTAATAATGGATTAGCACATATCAATTTAGAAACTGATGAGGTAAAGTTTTATGATAGAACTAACTCAGGAATAAAATATGGTTATGTGACATCTTTATACATAAGGCAAAATGGAGATCTAATATTCAGCCAGGGCGGTAATGGTGTTACGTACTTTAATCAATATACTTGGCCGAGTTGGGGTTCTATGCTTGCTGTTACAACAATTATTGAAGATAAAGATTATGAATTATGGATGGGAAGTCCTTACGGAGGTATAGAAAAAACTTATTATCAAACTAATTCTCCTTACGCAATTGGCCGCTTTCAATGGAGAACAAATAATTCGCCACTACCAAGTGATAATATCAAAGCAATTCAATTTGATAAGAAAGGAAATTTGTGGATAGCTGCTTTCAATTATGATTTTACAGAATCTATTGGCGGAGTAGTAAAATACGATGGTCAAAATTGGACTATATACAATAAACTAAATTCACCTATTTCAACGAATCAAATTTCAAGCCTTGTTCTTGATAAAAACGATGATGTTTGGATTGGTACTGAAAAAGAAAGTGTTTATAAATTTTCAAATGACGAATGGACAAAATATGATATAACTGGAATAAATAATTCTCCGCAAACATATAACAAGGTAACAGCCTTAGCAGTTGATAGCACTAACAATCTTTGGGTAGGAATGTTTGATGGCGGTATTTATAAATATGATGGAAACGATTGGAAACTATTTAATGGTTATAATTCAAAGCTAAGAAGCAATATGATTATTTCATTGGCTGTAGACTATAAAGGAAGAGTTTGGGTAGGAACTGAAATAGGACTTTACCGATATGAGAATGGAGACTTTAATGAAATTAATATAAGCAATTCAGATTTACCATCAGCTAATCTTTCAAAATCAATTACAGATTCAAAAGGTAATATCTGGTTTATATCAGAAGATTATGGTTCTCCGGACAATTCAAATAAAACAACAAATGGAATTGTAAGATATGACGGCTCAGATTTCATATTTATAAGTACACAGGAAATAGAAAGTACCAGCAACCAAATACAAGCAATTACAAGCGACCTTAATGATAATATTTGGATTGCAACAACAGGAAGACTATACAAGTATAATAATGGACAAATAACCAAATACAACTACAATAATTATTTCGAATTCTACCCCCAATCTATGTGCTCTGATTATGCTGGAAATATTTGGATAGGAAATAGTAACGGAAATATTATAAAGTTTGATGGTGTTAAATTTACAACGTTCAGTAAAAAAGATGATCCATTATTTAGAAGATCTATTTCAAGCATACTTGCAGATGGTGTTAATGTATGGGTCTGTTTCGTCGGTGGTGGCTATCAAATTGCAAAGATAAATATAGCAAGGACTAATGATAAACTGATTTATGAAACGATTGATTCTCCATTAGATCAAATTACATCTGCACAACTTGACAAAGAAGGTAATTTATGGGCAGGAAGTTATAATGAAGGGATTGCAAAATATAATGGTAAGAATTGGAAGACTTATAATACAAGTAACTCAGAAATAATGACAAACTTCATCCATGCGTTATATGTAAATGAAAATAATAAAGTAATAGTTGCAAATCATAATTCCTTCGATCCATATAATAAAGGTGGTTTGGGAATACTTACTAATGAGAGATGGGAAAACTTCACATTCAATAATTCAGGACTAGGATTTCCATATATCAGATCGGTAACTACTGACAAAAATGGAAATGTCTGGGTTATTTGTGATGGCGGTGTTTCAATTTATAATGCAAAGGAAGTAAATCTGAGTTGGGAACAGGTTAATGATAATATCGAAAATCAGTTGAATCAAAATTTTCCAAATCCCTTCAACTCAAGTACAATTATTAAATACTCATTAAAACAAACGAGTAATGTAAAACTGAAAATATTTGATATGCTTGGAAGAGAAGTAAAAACTATTGTTGACCAAACAGAAAATGAAGGGAATCATTTCGTTTTCTGGGACGGAAGAAATAACTCCGGTTCATTAATAACGAGCGGGGTTTATATTTATACATTAATCACAAACGAAAAAAAACAAGCTAAGAAATTGATTCTTATGAAGTAAGGGATTAAAATAAAAAGAATTGTAAATATATTTTTAATACTAAGTAGAAGGGCTGATCTAAAAATCAGCCCGATTATATAAGAAAAATTACCTGGAAATTATGAAGTGATATTTGATGGTACAGATCTATCCGGTGGAGTATATTTCTTCAAAATTCAAGCTGGAGAATTTTCTCAAACTAAGAAAATGATTCTATTAAAATAATTTTTTTATATATCCAATTAGCATCAAGGGAAACATATGTTTCCCTATTTTTTTACACAAATAAAATTTTACACTTAGCATTGGTGGGGGGGTATATTCGAAGTCGCTCAGCGTGGTAAAAGTTGGCGGGGTACACCCCTTTGCTTTTCTGGCAATGCTAAAGTTGATTTAGAAGAAGCGGACGCTGTTGAGGCCGGGTTCGGTGGCACATTCTTTTATGTGTAAATTTTAAATCAAAAGTTATTAATGAACTTTATCAACAAACTCTATACTTAGCATTATGCTCATGCAAACAATGCCTAAGAAAAATATCAGAAGACTCCATTTATTTGTTTGGGAGACCTTACCTACCCTCAAGAGAATATACCCAATAATTAAATTTACTAAAGCCCACAAAACATTAACCATTGGAGATGATAATCCTTTGCCCGGTGGATTTGCGAATGGGGTTGGGAAACTATCACCGGATAGTCCATGAACGAAATGTGGAACAGTATTGGTCAAGAATAAACCAGCAAAGATGCAAGCAACATAATGGTACCATTTCATAAAACCCTCCTCAGAAAATATTTATTGATTGCCAACCAACGGTGTTGTCTAAACCGCCGCCCATTACAGCAACGCAGATTTGAAAAAATTGTTAAACCTTATTTCAGTAAAATCATTTTCTTTGTTTGTATAAAATCTTTTGTTCGCAATGAATAAAAATATGTTCCGCTACTAAGTTTATCTGCATTGAACTGAACATTGTATTTCCCAATTGCTTTATCTTCTTTTACTAATGTCTTAAGTTTTCTGCCAAGCATGTCGTAAACATCTAGACTCACAAATGAACTTTTGGGAATTTCATAAGCAATTGATGTTGATGGGTTAAATGGATTCGGAAAGTTCTGCTCAAGAATAAAATTTATTGGTAAATCTGTTGAAGACTTTACCGATGTTGTGGTCATCTCTGATAATGGCCGTCTCCAAGTGCCGCCCCAAAAAATATATGGGCCACAAATGATAAGAGTGTTTACACCATCCGTCACATTGGAATTAACTGTACTCCAACTCGCACCAGAATCCATCGAAAGAAAAACTCCTTTCCATTCAGTCCCAGCAAAGATTTTGTTTCCGTATACTGCTATTGCAGTTACATAATCTTCTATCATTGCGTTATTGACAGCGGTCCAACTAAATCCGTAGTCATTAGAACGGTAGACTCCAACGGCGGTTCCAGCAAACAGAATTGTTCCTGAACATCCCATTCCGGTAACAATAACACCATAGGGATTGGGTAACCCAGGATTGATCGAAGTCCAGTTCATTCCATCATCTGTAGAACGATAAAAACCGAGAGGATTGGTTGAAGCAAAGACACTAGTCCCGCCAGTTCCATTGGGACAAATGAAGACATTGTCGACATTAATATTCTCAAAGCCGACTAGCATCCAGTTTGAACCAGAATCGGAAGAACGAAAAACACCCTTATTAGTTCCGGCAAAGATATTGATGTTATCAGATACAATCGAATGTACCATTGTCCCGTCAGAGTCGAATCGTTTCAATCCACTTTGTTTCCAAGTTTTACCGTAATCAGAAGAGACAAAAACACCCTCTCGCTCTATCCCTGCTAAGAGATTTGTGCCATGAAAACACAATGACAAAACTAAAATATTCGGGGGTATGGTGCTATCCGCTCGACTCCAAGTCACACCAAAATCAGAAGTGTGATAAATACGATTATCATACGATGCGAAAAGATCCGTACCTGACGTAGCAACACCAGCATGGATACCTGAGAAGTTATTCGTTCGTATCCACTGGGCAAGCGATAAATTTCCAAAGTTGATAATAGAGAAATACACAATAAGACATAAAGTAATATGTTTCATACTTTGTCCATTGGTTACAAGATGGCACATACTTACTGTTAACTATTGTAAATACGTCATCTCTGGTATTTGAATTATATTAACCGAGAAAAAGAAATAATAACTTTTGTTATATATATAAAGTCTTACGACTTATAATTCGCGAGTGTTTACAAGAAAGGATTATTTGAATTTGTTTCCCCATTGCGGGATTCTCTTTGTTGCTGATGCAACTTATCAAAATAATTATTAAATAGAAATATTATAAAAGAATTCTGGTAAGTCATCATATTGTATGGAATAGAGTGAATCATTATATTAAAAAGAATAGAAAGCTTTGTATTGTAGCAAATGCTCTGTGTATCAATGTTGCTAATACAGCACGATAGTTGACAAAATCAACAGGTATTAACATGAAATTTTTGGCGAGACTTCTTTTCAAAATGTATGAAATATCTGAACACATAGCGTTGTTTCCCTTTACTATTATTCCAATACTTTGGCCTAAAATAGGATGTGGCTCTATCTTTATTTTTTTATTGTTCTTCCCATTAATCCTGATGATTTTGTTTTTTGGTGTGGGTTTTTTGTTAGTGATAGGTTATACGCGTTTTATTTTATGGGGTATATGGGTGATTTTCCATCCAATCAGAGCATTTAAGACTAATGAAAATCCTTTTGATAAAAGATGGCGGAAAAAAAGGCAGAAAATAAAGTTGGAGGAAAAAACAAATGGAAGTTGAACGGATATATATTCAAAATATTCCTCTGTGTGAAATGGTTTGTGCATAATTTATTTTTATAGAGGTAGAAAATAATAACATATTTTGGTGCCTTGATCAGACGGAGAGTTTGACACACTTCCTTGGTTCGATTTCTTGAAGCAAACATTTACTTTAATTAGATACAGGGATATTAATATGAAATGGCAATTATTGAGTCTGCTAGGAGTCTTCTTATTTTTCTCCGCACTTGTATATAGTCAAGATGCTCATAGACAAATCACCAACAAGCAAATAACTCCAAAAGAGATTATTGGAATACCTGAAATTGAATTCTCTAAAACAATTAGCAATATCACTGGCCTAGCAATAAATCCTTTAATGGTTTCTGGAGGGAGTGGCGCCTTACGATACTTTGCCGCTTCATCTGAACAGAAAGCGCATCTTCCTCTTCAAGCCTCTCCTTACTTTTGGATTCCTTCACTTCTCCTTGGTATAATATTCATGTTAAGTCCAATCATTCCTTTCCTACGTAAGTTTCTTAAAGCAACTGAGATTAACATAACTAAAGTTACAGCCATTTTTATAGCAGTTCATCTTATCCTGAATCAAGTATCTTATATAGTCAATTCTCAGACGTTCAATCAAACATACTTTATCTCTACCACGTTAGGGCACAACTTGGCATTCATAATGCCCTTAGTTATTCCGTTTTCTATTACTCTTTTATTGATACCTGTATATGTAACAATTTTCTTTTTTGTTTGGATATTAATGGAAGCAATAAACTCTCTCATGCTCATTAGTCCGCACTTTATGATCGACTGGTTTTTCAATATAGTGAAGTACTCCATGCTTGCAATTGTTCTTCTTACTGCAACTATTTTCCCGACTTTGTCTCTATTGATATGTATTGTTATCATCATAACATCGATTAAGATTTCAGGTTGGTGCTTTCGGTTAACGGTATTTGGGACTATCTTCGCATGGGATTTAATCACTTTATCCCATAAACGTGGAGGTCGGCAGATATCTCGCATATGGGCTTTCACCGTAGGGAAATTCCATCATGTACCTAAACGAACTCTAGGCTCAATCTCAAAATTATCAAATGAATCAATTCAGTTCTCTTACAGACCTTGGCTTATCTTTCGTGAGCGACGAGTTCCATTACAGACAACAAAGCTTGCTGTAGTAAAGGGAATAATTTTTCCTTCACTGCTCGATTGCGAACAGAATAAACGTATCTTTGATTTTCCTCCACGGTACCGCTCACATGAAGCAGCATTTGCAAAACATCTAAATATTCAGGATGTCCGAGAGAGCATGACCATAAGAGGACTTAAGGCGGCGATAAAATGGATCAAAGATTTTTTCCCTTCCCACAAGACTACAGAATTTTATGCTAGCACTTGAAGCACACATATGGGATGCTCAAATAAAAGAGTCGGATTTTTGACCCGATTAAAATATAATATTACCCGAATTCTTTAGATCTAAATTTTTGAGGTGCATAAATAATTATTAAACAAGAAAAAATATAAGATTTCTTTTGTTGGTTATTGTTGGTCCCGCCATTACTAACAGAACCAACAACAAACCACATATCTCACCGTTGCAACGAATCGTTAACCTTATTCGCTATTGCGAATGTGTATCGATAAATCCAAACGGTATAAGTTCGTAAATATTATTTTCAATCTTCATCTTTTCATATCTCCGAAGGCTCGTTTTTTTGTTGCTCTAGGTAATTATTTCTTATGTCGTTAAATAATCTGTCCCAGTTCTTCGGACGTATTTCGCACTTCTTCATTGTTTGTTCTGCTCGGTTTTTGATTCTGCTTTTTCTGTTCCATTTAGTTTATACCTCCTTATATAACGAATTACCCACGGACTTGTATTTAAGAAATGTGCAGCGGTATACATCCCGTAGGTTGCAATCATTTTACTCAGTTTTTCTTTCCCATGTTTAATAATCAAGGATCGGTGTTTTTGCTTGTCCTTGTAAGGTGATCGATACCAGGATGTTATTAGTTTTTAGAACCGCTTTCCTTTTAAAATGTGGACGATTGAAAATGTTTTTTGTTAAGTGTGCGTTGACTCGGTTTGACTTCTTAATTGTTTTATAAGGTATATCTAGATGAACAAGAGCTGCCACAACAGCACCATTCGATACATAAGTTTTCATTTCTTGTTCAACATTGTGCTTAATACTGCCGCTGTAGGCTTTCGCACACTTAGTTATTTTTAGTTCTCTTGTTTCTAACCAGTCGACTACTCTCTGGATTTCTGTTACTTCCGGAAGTTCGTTCGTAGGAAGTTTAGTTTCATCTAATTCAATCCCAGCATTTGTTAGTCTGGGTTCTTTCGCTAGTAATTTATTTATGTCAATCATTTTATTATTCCTTTATTTTTATGTTTATAATGGGGCGTGCAGGTTGTGTAGGGTGTGCAACCATTACCGAATTCAACCTACACCACATAAATCCCCCACAAGTTGTATCCGGTCTAACCTACACCACACCACCCTCCGGTTACACGGTTACACAGTTACACGATATTTTTACACACCTACCCTTTTCGTTATATGTTCTATTCTTATATAAGTGCTCATTCTATCTCTAATGTTGAGTGTATATCATAATTTATGTAACTATGTAACCAGTAATTATATTCTTGTTTTTTAGTTTAAAATCTCGGTTTTTCGGTTACAATTCAGATGTAACCAGATGTAACCCATTGTAACCAAATCCCTCTAATACTACTCCATGTTCTTTTGCTTTCTCAATATCGATACACAAACATCTACAAGTTTTGTCGTCAAACTTTACTGGCCAGTTCTTTTGAAAGACATAGCTACAATCATCGAACATCTTCCCGTATGAAAACTCGTCCAATAAATCTCCTTCATAGTTTGTCTGCTTTGCATAAATCTTGAATTCCCTAAACACCTTCATAAATTTAATAGCTAAAAAGCTCGTACCATTCTTAAGTTTTACTATTTTATAATCTTCAGTTTCATTAATTCTTTTCTTCTCCGCCATTATAGACAGCTCTTCAATTAACTGGTCTACTGCAGAACGAACCGTTCCGTTCTTTGAACCCGTTAGTTCTTCTAGTTGATCATCAAGAAGTTGTTCATAATATACTTCCGGTACGACCACTTTGTTTTTATGAGCATGTTCACGTAACAACTCTAATCCAAGTACCATTACAGCCATATTATTTTGGACTCTTGGTGGAACATTAATTGATTTGAAGTGATCAGTTACAAATGCTTGTGCTGTTTGAAGTAGATCTGTAACATTTATATTCAAACAATACTTTATAAATTTGGGCATAAATCCTTCCAACTCAAGATCATTAATAATTTCAAAGGCTCTTCTCATTTCAACATTTTTCTTAATCTCATCATTTAATCTTATGATTAGTACACGTTCCATTATTGCAGGTTGATTGATATTCCACTCTCCCATTACAGCCATCGGAGCTGAAATCTTGTAATTTTCCACTGTTTGATCAGCTCTTCCTTTTGATTCCAGTTCTCCAGCATATGCCTTTCTCATAAAACGTAGAATATTATCCACGTCATTTTCTTTCATATCGGCAACTTTGAATTCATCATACCATTGAGGTATTGCATTTGTACTTGATAACATCTTAAGCAAGGGGAAGGTTTTTAGTGTGACACTGTTTGGTGTTGGATCAGAATAACCTACAAGCCTCGCAAATATCTTTGACATACTTGTTTTACCTGAACCGTGACTGCCGTGTACAAATAGAAGTGGGAATGCACCCATCATATTTTCAATCTTCGGTTTTAATGGAGTTGCGAACAGCCATCCAAGATAAGCTAGAATTTTATTTGGTTTATTAACATTTAGAATCTGGTCATAGAAAATCCCTATCATACACTGATGCTCTGCCTTACTTAGCTCTTTGTATTTTATTTTATGATAAAAAGCATCGCAGCCTTTATCGTAAGGAACTATCCGTTGATCTTGTTCTGCGCCGGCGTGAGTTATATTTACTCCCTCAACAAC
This window contains:
- a CDS encoding T9SS type A sorting domain-containing protein, whose translation is MVNKRFLMFLLTILLSSSFFAQTSNQFSKWKTYYYARHINSIAARGNDLWAGTNNGLAHINLETDEVKFYDRTNSGIKYGYVTSLYIRQNGDLIFSQGGNGVTYFNQYTWPSWGSMLAVTTIIEDKDYELWMGSPYGGIEKTYYQTNSPYAIGRFQWRTNNSPLPSDNIKAIQFDKKGNLWIAAFNYDFTESIGGVVKYDGQNWTIYNKLNSPISTNQISSLVLDKNDDVWIGTEKESVYKFSNDEWTKYDITGINNSPQTYNKVTALAVDSTNNLWVGMFDGGIYKYDGNDWKLFNGYNSKLRSNMIISLAVDYKGRVWVGTEIGLYRYENGDFNEINISNSDLPSANLSKSITDSKGNIWFISEDYGSPDNSNKTTNGIVRYDGSDFIFISTQEIESTSNQIQAITSDLNDNIWIATTGRLYKYNNGQITKYNYNNYFEFYPQSMCSDYAGNIWIGNSNGNIIKFDGVKFTTFSKKDDPLFRRSISSILADGVNVWVCFVGGGYQIAKINIARTNDKLIYETIDSPLDQITSAQLDKEGNLWAGSYNEGIAKYNGKNWKTYNTSNSEIMTNFIHALYVNENNKVIVANHNSFDPYNKGGLGILTNERWENFTFNNSGLGFPYIRSVTTDKNGNVWVICDGGVSIYNAKEVNLSWEQVNDNIENQLNQNFPNPFNSSTIIKYSLKQTSNVKLKIFDMLGREVKTIVDQTENEGNHFVFWDGRNNSGSLITSGVYIYTLITNEKKQAKKLILMK
- a CDS encoding T9SS type A sorting domain-containing protein, with translation MKHITLCLIVYFSIINFGNLSLAQWIRTNNFSGIHAGVATSGTDLFASYDNRIYHTSDFGVTWSRADSTIPPNILVLSLCFHGTNLLAGIEREGVFVSSDYGKTWKQSGLKRFDSDGTMVHSIVSDNINIFAGTNKGVFRSSDSGSNWMLVGFENINVDNVFICPNGTGGTSVFASTNPLGFYRSTDDGMNWTSINPGLPNPYGVIVTGMGCSGTILFAGTAVGVYRSNDYGFSWTAVNNAMIEDYVTAIAVYGNKIFAGTEWKGVFLSMDSGASWSTVNSNVTDGVNTLIICGPYIFWGGTWRRPLSEMTTTSVKSSTDLPINFILEQNFPNPFNPSTSIAYEIPKSSFVSLDVYDMLGRKLKTLVKEDKAIGKYNVQFNADKLSSGTYFYSLRTKDFIQTKKMILLK